One window from the genome of Candidatus Delongbacteria bacterium encodes:
- the cysK gene encoding cysteine synthase A, whose amino-acid sequence MERIAESITELIGNTPLLRLKRLTAGLRADVLVKLESQNPLASVKDRLGLGLIRDAEERGLIHADTVLIEPTSGNTGIAMAFIAAARGYKLILVMPDTMSLERRKLLKIFGATLVLTPGKEGMKGAIAKAQELAESHPHFLLLQQFANPANPAIHYQTTGPELWRDTAGRVDILVAGVGTGGTLTGVAQYCKERKPAFRAVGVEPVDSPVLSGGAPGPHKIQGIGAGFVPSILRTELIDELIQVDHAEAGRMAREAALQEGLLMGISSGAALWAALQVAGREENAGKQIVAIIPDSGERYLSTWLFDDLSVEGDHVA is encoded by the coding sequence ATGGAACGCATCGCCGAGTCGATCACGGAGCTCATCGGCAACACGCCGCTGCTGCGCCTGAAGCGCCTGACCGCCGGTCTGCGCGCGGACGTGCTGGTCAAGCTGGAATCGCAGAACCCGTTGGCCAGCGTCAAGGACCGGCTGGGCCTGGGCCTGATCCGCGACGCCGAGGAGCGCGGGCTGATCCACGCCGACACCGTGCTCATCGAGCCCACCAGCGGCAACACGGGCATCGCCATGGCCTTCATCGCGGCCGCCCGCGGTTACAAACTGATCCTGGTGATGCCGGACACCATGAGCCTGGAACGCCGCAAGCTGCTGAAGATCTTCGGCGCCACCCTGGTGCTGACCCCGGGCAAGGAGGGCATGAAGGGCGCCATCGCCAAGGCGCAGGAACTGGCGGAGTCGCATCCGCACTTCCTGCTGCTGCAGCAGTTCGCCAATCCCGCCAATCCGGCCATCCACTACCAGACCACCGGTCCGGAACTGTGGCGGGACACGGCGGGCCGGGTGGACATCCTCGTCGCCGGCGTGGGCACCGGCGGCACGCTGACCGGCGTGGCCCAGTACTGCAAGGAGCGCAAGCCGGCCTTCCGGGCGGTGGGCGTCGAGCCCGTGGATTCCCCCGTGCTCTCAGGCGGCGCGCCGGGTCCGCACAAGATCCAGGGCATCGGCGCGGGCTTTGTGCCCTCCATCCTGCGCACGGAGCTCATCGACGAGCTGATCCAGGTGGACCACGCGGAAGCCGGGCGCATGGCCCGCGAGGCCGCCCTGCAGGAAGGCCTGCTGATGGGCATCTCCTCGGGCGCCGCGCTCTGGGCGGCCCTGCAGGTGGCGGGCCGGGAGGAGAATGCGGGCAAGCAGATCGTGGCCATCATCCCCGATTCGGGCGAGCGCTACCTCAGCACCTGGCTCTTCGACGACCTGTCGGTGGAGGGTGACCATGTCGCATGA
- a CDS encoding ABC transporter permease — protein sequence MKRVLAVAVKEFLHILRDPRSLAVALAMPLIMILLYGYAIDMELRDLPIAVLDQDRGAASRALLEDVTSSGFIRVTHQLESRAEIEPGFRQGRFLAALVIPAGHARQLGQSRPAPVQLVVDGADGSTAATVAAYLEQAVQLHNQRAGQSRGRPTVAALAVVPRTWFNPQRVSAHFIVPGLAAIVLIMICALLTSISIVRERETGTLEQMLTAPVRPLQVILGKLQPYLLIGVLDTVMIFAVGRLVFHVPMEGSWLALAGYTLLYLWVALGLGLLISAVTRTQQTAMMVALVVTLLPTMLLSGFIFSHASMPLPLQVVGHLIPATWYLRIIRGVMLAGVNSWPLEAGVLAGMGLLVTGLALRRFRSRLDE from the coding sequence ATGAAGCGCGTGCTGGCCGTCGCCGTCAAGGAGTTCCTCCACATCCTGCGCGACCCGCGCAGCCTGGCCGTGGCCCTGGCCATGCCGCTGATCATGATCCTGCTCTACGGCTACGCCATCGACATGGAACTGCGCGATCTGCCCATCGCGGTGCTGGACCAGGACCGCGGCGCCGCTTCGCGGGCCCTGCTGGAGGACGTGACCTCCAGCGGCTTCATCCGCGTGACACATCAGTTGGAGTCGCGGGCGGAGATCGAGCCGGGTTTCCGCCAGGGGCGCTTCCTGGCCGCGTTGGTCATTCCCGCCGGCCACGCGCGCCAGCTGGGCCAGTCCCGTCCCGCTCCCGTCCAGCTGGTGGTGGACGGCGCGGACGGTTCGACGGCCGCCACCGTGGCCGCCTATCTGGAACAGGCCGTCCAGCTCCACAACCAGCGCGCGGGCCAGAGCCGCGGCCGGCCAACCGTCGCCGCGCTGGCCGTGGTGCCCCGCACCTGGTTCAACCCCCAGCGGGTGAGCGCGCACTTCATCGTCCCGGGGCTGGCCGCCATCGTGCTGATCATGATCTGCGCGCTGCTGACCAGCATCTCCATCGTCCGCGAGCGCGAGACCGGCACGCTGGAGCAGATGCTCACAGCCCCCGTGCGGCCGCTGCAGGTGATCCTGGGCAAGCTCCAGCCCTACCTGCTCATCGGCGTGCTGGACACCGTCATGATTTTCGCCGTGGGCCGGCTGGTCTTCCATGTGCCCATGGAGGGCTCCTGGCTGGCGCTGGCCGGCTACACGCTGCTCTACCTCTGGGTGGCCCTGGGACTGGGCCTGCTGATCTCCGCGGTGACCCGGACCCAGCAGACGGCCATGATGGTGGCCCTGGTGGTCACGCTGCTGCCCACCATGCTGCTCTCGGGCTTCATCTTCTCCCACGCCAGCATGCCCCTGCCCCTGCAGGTGGTGGGGCACCTGATTCCGGCCACTTGGTACCTGCGGATCATCCGCGGCGTGATGCTGGCCGGCGTGAACAGCTGGCCCCTGGAGGCCGGCGTGCTGGCCGGGATGGGCCTCCTGGTGACCGGGCTGGCCCTGCGACGCTTCCGCTCACGGCTGGACGAATAG
- a CDS encoding DNA/RNA non-specific endonuclease gives MLRIAWIVLLVLACRVQPADHLRQGLPSREDVLLEYKGFALGYRERDEQAAWVSYCLTKAELRAAKTKRSEDFRRDLAVPTGSATLEDYKGSGYDRGHLAPAADMAFHAQAMSESFLLSNMSPQHKSFNRGVWSKLEEQVREFARQRGRVWVVTGPVLDQPLEHVGPSQVSVPRAYYKVLYAPKPRPAMLGFLLPNAASSVPLQHFVVSVDSVEALTGLDFFAKLPDAQERRLEASRRPLDWQLPAE, from the coding sequence ATGTTGCGCATCGCCTGGATCGTCCTGCTGGTGCTGGCCTGCCGCGTGCAGCCCGCGGATCACCTGCGCCAGGGCCTGCCCTCCCGGGAGGACGTCCTGCTGGAGTACAAGGGCTTCGCGCTGGGCTACCGCGAGCGCGACGAGCAGGCCGCCTGGGTCAGCTACTGCCTGACGAAGGCCGAGCTGCGGGCCGCCAAGACCAAGCGCAGCGAGGACTTCCGCCGCGACCTCGCCGTGCCCACGGGCTCGGCCACACTGGAGGATTACAAGGGCAGCGGCTACGACCGCGGGCACCTGGCTCCGGCGGCGGACATGGCCTTTCACGCCCAGGCCATGTCCGAGTCCTTCCTGCTGTCCAACATGAGTCCCCAGCACAAGTCCTTCAACCGGGGCGTCTGGAGCAAGCTGGAGGAGCAGGTGCGGGAATTCGCCCGGCAGCGCGGCAGAGTCTGGGTGGTGACCGGCCCGGTGTTGGACCAGCCCTTGGAGCACGTGGGACCCAGCCAGGTCAGCGTGCCCCGGGCCTACTACAAAGTGCTCTACGCGCCCAAACCCCGGCCGGCCATGCTGGGCTTCCTGCTCCCCAACGCGGCCTCCAGCGTGCCACTGCAGCACTTCGTGGTGAGCGTGGATTCCGTGGAAGCGCTCACCGGGCTGGACTTCTTCGCCAAATTGCCCGACGCCCAGGAGCGCCGGCTGGAAGCGTCCCGCCGTCCGTTGGACTGGCAGTTGCCCGCGGAGTGA
- a CDS encoding DNA-3-methyladenine glycosylase 2 family protein: MQALTRDTLATALRELPRLDPAFEPWLARVEAPVLPPRRPPFQCLAEAVLSQQVSGAAAETICRRTFALCADPVHPAAADIRRLCDTEAGRLTLRGAGVSPQKLGYLDALAHAFSGGPLETLPFAKRGDEEIIAALTAVKGIGRWTAEMFLIFGLRRPDVFSPGDLGLRKGVARLHALDDPSPAECAARAAAWRPWRSVASLLLWRVAHWKE; encoded by the coding sequence ATGCAAGCCCTGACCCGCGACACCCTGGCCACCGCCCTGCGCGAGCTGCCGCGCCTGGATCCGGCCTTTGAACCCTGGCTGGCCCGGGTGGAGGCCCCCGTGTTGCCGCCACGCCGACCACCCTTCCAGTGTCTGGCGGAGGCCGTGCTCAGCCAGCAGGTCTCTGGCGCCGCCGCGGAGACCATCTGCCGGCGCACCTTCGCGCTCTGCGCCGATCCGGTCCACCCCGCAGCCGCGGACATCCGCCGCCTGTGTGACACGGAGGCGGGCCGCCTGACCCTGCGGGGCGCGGGCGTGTCGCCCCAGAAGCTGGGCTATCTGGACGCCCTGGCCCACGCATTCAGCGGCGGACCGCTGGAGACCCTGCCCTTCGCCAAGCGGGGCGACGAGGAGATCATCGCGGCGCTGACGGCGGTCAAGGGCATCGGCCGCTGGACGGCGGAGATGTTCCTGATCTTCGGCCTGCGCCGCCCCGACGTCTTTTCTCCGGGTGATCTGGGCCTGCGCAAGGGGGTGGCGCGCCTGCACGCGCTCGACGACCCCTCACCCGCCGAGTGCGCCGCCCGCGCCGCGGCTTGGCGGCCCTGGCGCAGCGTGGCCAGCCTGCTGCTCTGGCGCGTGGCGCACTGGAAGGAATGA
- a CDS encoding 4Fe-4S dicluster domain-containing protein, translating to MAHHTLKSGYYSLAERLNRFPQGAPPTARLFQILRLLVSEREAGLMAQLPIKPFRAAQAARCWRLPLAEARKVLDELAGRAILVDFEQEGGTRYALPPPMAGFFEFSLMRVRGDLDQAALSELFHQYLNVEEDFVRELFTRGETQLGRVFVSEPALSEENALHVLDYERASEVMRTARHRGVGLCYCRHKMQHLGRACAAPLDICMTFNSAAESLIRHGHARTMEVGEGLDLLQQAREQGLVQFGENAREGVAFICNCCGCCCEALIAARRFAILHPVHTTNFIPEQPGADCTGCGKCVQACPVESLALVSANDPHQPKRRRAKLDEETCLGCGVCVRACPQGALRLRSRERRVITPLNGTHRVVRMAIERGTLQHLIFDQRVLWSHRALAAVLGVILKLPPLKQALASEQLKSRYLEALIRRQTS from the coding sequence GTGGCCCACCACACGCTGAAATCCGGCTACTACAGCCTGGCCGAGCGGCTCAATCGCTTTCCCCAGGGCGCGCCGCCCACGGCTCGGCTCTTCCAGATCCTGCGCCTGCTGGTCAGCGAGCGCGAGGCCGGGCTGATGGCGCAGCTCCCCATCAAACCCTTCCGCGCGGCCCAGGCCGCCCGCTGCTGGAGACTCCCGCTGGCCGAGGCCCGCAAGGTGCTGGACGAGCTGGCCGGGCGGGCGATCCTGGTGGACTTCGAGCAGGAAGGCGGCACGCGCTACGCCCTGCCGCCGCCCATGGCGGGCTTCTTCGAGTTCTCGCTGATGCGCGTGCGCGGGGATCTGGACCAGGCGGCGCTGAGCGAACTCTTCCACCAATACTTGAACGTGGAGGAGGATTTCGTCCGTGAGTTGTTCACCCGCGGCGAGACCCAGCTGGGGCGCGTGTTCGTCAGCGAACCCGCGCTCTCGGAGGAGAACGCCCTGCACGTGCTGGACTACGAGCGGGCCAGCGAGGTGATGCGGACGGCCCGCCACCGCGGAGTGGGACTCTGCTACTGCCGGCACAAGATGCAGCACCTGGGCCGCGCCTGCGCCGCGCCCCTGGACATCTGCATGACCTTCAACTCGGCGGCGGAGTCACTGATCCGCCACGGCCACGCCCGGACGATGGAGGTGGGCGAGGGGCTGGACCTTCTCCAGCAGGCCCGCGAGCAGGGATTGGTGCAGTTCGGCGAGAACGCCCGGGAGGGCGTGGCCTTTATCTGCAACTGCTGCGGCTGCTGCTGCGAGGCCCTGATCGCCGCCCGCCGCTTCGCCATCCTCCACCCGGTCCACACCACGAACTTCATCCCCGAGCAGCCCGGCGCGGACTGCACGGGCTGCGGCAAGTGCGTCCAGGCCTGTCCGGTGGAGTCGCTGGCGCTGGTCTCCGCCAACGATCCGCACCAGCCCAAGCGGCGCCGGGCGAAGCTCGACGAGGAGACCTGCCTGGGCTGTGGCGTCTGCGTGCGGGCCTGCCCGCAAGGCGCCCTGCGGCTGCGCTCCCGGGAGCGGCGGGTGATCACGCCGCTCAACGGCACCCACCGCGTGGTGCGGATGGCCATCGAGCGCGGCACGCTCCAGCACCTGATCTTCGACCAGCGCGTGCTCTGGAGCCACCGCGCTCTGGCCGCCGTGCTGGGCGTGATCCTCAAGCTCCCGCCCCTCAAACAGGCGCTGGCCAGCGAGCAGCTCAAGTCCCGCTACCTGGAGGCTCTGATCCGTCGCCAGACCTCCTGA
- a CDS encoding ATP-binding cassette domain-containing protein, whose protein sequence is MSPSTHTGWAVQAEQLGRRFGDFTAVDGLSLTVEQGEIFGFLGANGAGKTTAIRMFCGLLAPSSGEAWVDGLSIRTQSEEIKRRIGYMSQRFGLYDDLGVRENLEFYGGIYGLGQAEIRSRGEALLARLDLAEWRDRRTGSLPLGYKQRLALGVAILHRPRILFLDEPTGGVDPVARRAFWDLIYDVAAEGTTVFVTTHYMDEAEYCGRVSIMTAGRIAALDRPAALKAQWGAKDMQEVFLRVVSA, encoded by the coding sequence ATGAGTCCGTCCACCCACACCGGCTGGGCCGTCCAGGCGGAGCAGCTCGGCCGCCGCTTCGGCGACTTCACCGCCGTGGACGGCCTCTCGCTGACCGTGGAGCAGGGGGAGATCTTCGGCTTCCTGGGCGCCAATGGCGCGGGCAAGACCACGGCCATCCGCATGTTCTGCGGTCTGCTGGCCCCCAGTTCCGGCGAAGCCTGGGTGGACGGGCTGTCCATCCGCACCCAGTCCGAGGAGATCAAGCGGCGCATCGGCTACATGAGCCAGCGCTTCGGCCTCTACGACGATCTGGGCGTCCGGGAGAACCTGGAATTCTACGGCGGCATCTACGGGCTCGGACAGGCCGAGATCCGTTCCCGGGGCGAGGCCCTGCTGGCGCGGCTGGATCTGGCGGAGTGGCGCGATCGGCGCACGGGCTCGCTGCCGCTGGGCTACAAACAGCGCCTGGCCCTGGGCGTGGCCATCCTGCACCGTCCGCGGATCCTGTTCCTGGACGAGCCCACGGGCGGCGTGGATCCGGTGGCCCGGCGCGCGTTCTGGGACCTGATCTACGACGTGGCGGCCGAGGGCACCACGGTCTTCGTCACCACGCACTACATGGACGAGGCGGAGTACTGCGGCCGGGTCTCCATCATGACGGCCGGACGCATCGCGGCGCTGGACCGGCCGGCGGCGCTCAAGGCCCAGTGGGGCGCCAAGGACATGCAGGAGGTTTTCCTGCGGGTGGTGTCGGCATGA
- a CDS encoding T9SS type A sorting domain-containing protein, protein MRLMLNLRTAGLAGLLSISALSGTAGALESISLHSGNGPLGGLDGQIQLLVGPANGPFAAAFTPADFSGADLGAPASIISNHGAWIPNLGDGISQWISTGPGGAGEGGSALYSQEFFVATPAVGAALLDFHFAVDNVLGSGPNVGVYLNGQPVPGTMGGNFNGHYTFLGLGVGDLLQPGLNRLYVYAVDLGGPGGLLYRADFSIEEDQTVGATNLPTAFRLQDAVPNPFNPSTDIAFELLETGPARLSVFNLLGQEVAVLVDGLTARGPQRVRFEAGQLPAGLYFYTLQAGGQSETRKLLLVK, encoded by the coding sequence ATGCGGCTCATGTTGAATCTTCGAACGGCCGGACTGGCCGGTCTCCTGTCCATCAGCGCCCTGAGCGGGACGGCCGGAGCCCTGGAATCGATATCGCTCCACAGCGGCAACGGTCCGCTGGGCGGGCTGGACGGACAGATCCAGCTGTTGGTCGGCCCGGCCAACGGCCCCTTCGCCGCCGCGTTCACGCCCGCTGACTTCAGCGGCGCCGACCTGGGCGCGCCCGCTTCGATCATCAGCAACCACGGGGCCTGGATCCCCAACCTGGGCGATGGCATTTCCCAGTGGATCTCCACCGGCCCGGGCGGGGCCGGCGAAGGCGGCTCAGCCTTGTACTCCCAGGAGTTCTTCGTGGCCACGCCGGCCGTGGGTGCGGCCCTGTTGGACTTCCACTTCGCCGTGGACAACGTGCTGGGCAGCGGGCCCAACGTGGGCGTCTACCTGAACGGCCAGCCCGTTCCCGGCACCATGGGCGGCAATTTCAACGGCCACTACACCTTCCTCGGCCTGGGCGTGGGCGATCTGCTGCAGCCCGGCCTGAACCGGCTCTACGTCTACGCCGTGGATCTGGGCGGCCCGGGCGGCCTGCTCTACCGGGCGGACTTCAGCATCGAGGAGGACCAGACGGTGGGCGCCACGAATCTGCCGACGGCCTTCCGCCTGCAGGACGCGGTGCCCAATCCCTTCAACCCCTCCACCGACATCGCCTTCGAGCTGCTGGAGACGGGCCCGGCCCGCCTGAGCGTGTTCAACCTGTTGGGCCAGGAAGTGGCCGTGCTGGTGGATGGCCTGACGGCGCGCGGCCCGCAGCGCGTGCGCTTCGAGGCCGGCCAACTGCCCGCCGGGCTTTATTTCTACACGCTGCAGGCCGGCGGTCAGAGCGAGACGCGCAAACTGCTGCTTGTGAAATAG
- a CDS encoding ABC transporter permease has protein sequence MGPTGRLVQKEFRQIFRDPMMLRLILIMPIIQLFVLGYAVSLDLKGVRMSVLDPEPGPLTRRLARVVWETETFRPGPAVGSPGQAEELLVQGRTDLVLRFPRGLEQDLERGRASLGVILDGRNSAQAGQALAQVQAILRQEESRIRAERRGADPARAGVQVSTLFLYNPELVSKHQMVPAIVVVLITVISAMLTGMTVVREKELGTLEQLLVSPLTPRQLVLGKTIPLAVLAFGELLLAATVAVLWYKLPLEGSVVLLAAAVFLYLLVTLGGGLLASTVSSTQQQAIFTVWFFLVFGILLSGFFFPVANMPQALRWLTWLNPMRFVIEIVRGIFLKGSGLADLWTQLLMLGLHGGGMFGLALWRFRKRIA, from the coding sequence ATGGGACCCACGGGCCGACTGGTGCAGAAGGAGTTCCGGCAGATCTTCCGGGATCCCATGATGCTGCGCCTGATTCTCATCATGCCGATCATCCAGCTCTTCGTGCTGGGCTACGCCGTCAGCCTGGACCTGAAGGGCGTGCGGATGAGCGTGCTGGATCCGGAGCCCGGTCCGCTCACCCGGCGGCTGGCGCGCGTGGTCTGGGAGACGGAGACCTTCCGCCCCGGTCCGGCCGTGGGCAGTCCCGGGCAGGCCGAGGAACTGCTGGTCCAGGGCCGTACAGACCTGGTGCTACGCTTCCCGCGTGGACTGGAGCAGGATCTCGAGCGGGGGCGGGCCAGCCTGGGCGTGATCCTGGACGGCCGCAACTCCGCCCAGGCCGGGCAGGCGCTGGCCCAGGTCCAGGCCATCCTGCGCCAGGAGGAGTCGCGCATCCGGGCGGAGCGCCGCGGCGCGGATCCCGCCCGCGCGGGCGTCCAGGTATCCACGCTCTTCCTCTACAACCCGGAGCTGGTCAGCAAGCACCAAATGGTCCCGGCCATCGTGGTGGTGCTGATCACCGTGATCTCCGCCATGCTGACTGGCATGACGGTGGTGCGCGAGAAGGAGCTGGGGACGCTGGAGCAGCTGCTGGTGAGTCCGCTCACGCCCCGGCAGCTCGTGCTTGGCAAGACCATCCCTCTGGCCGTGCTCGCCTTCGGAGAACTGCTGCTGGCCGCCACCGTGGCCGTCCTGTGGTACAAGCTGCCGCTGGAGGGCTCCGTCGTGCTGCTGGCGGCGGCCGTCTTCCTCTACCTGCTGGTCACGCTGGGCGGCGGACTGCTGGCCTCCACCGTTTCCTCCACGCAGCAGCAGGCCATCTTCACGGTCTGGTTCTTCCTGGTCTTCGGCATCCTGCTCTCGGGCTTCTTCTTCCCCGTGGCCAACATGCCGCAGGCCCTGCGCTGGCTCACCTGGCTCAACCCCATGCGCTTCGTGATCGAGATCGTGCGCGGCATCTTCCTCAAGGGTTCGGGCCTGGCGGACCTCTGGACCCAGCTGCTGATGCTGGGCCTCCACGGCGGCGGAATGTTCGGGCTGGCGCTCTGGCGCTTCCGCAAGCGAATCGCCTGA
- a CDS encoding cache domain-containing protein, producing the protein MSRMIDKPIHLQLRMLTFIAAVALVVVVLTGALRARSDAHKAYVRETEHIVEAGTGIVKNFIDHAAAGEMTLEEAQKAALEALDGVRYGEGDYLYVTDKDNICLMHPVKAALIGTKMNDLKDHAGIFHVRQMHAEAMAKGSCSLVYQWPRPGSEVPAPKLGVGTRVPGWDWVVFGGLYVDEVNKAFWRYLIFAGILLAIILTVLLFTAQWISRSITAPLTDTTDAMTRVAEGKLDTEIQHTQRPNEVGHLARALEVFRANARENEKLKAAQEELRKQAELERRKAMLELANNFEARVKDVVAAVAGAAEQLLQSSASMSATAEETSMQANTVAAAAEQAATNMQTVAAATEELNATSAEIGMQVGQATQVSESAVREAQEAAGQVEKLTTVAQQIGDVVELINSIAAQTNLLALNATIEAARAGEHGKGFAVVASEVKTLANQTANATENIGHQITGVQEAARTAAQTILRIRETIARISENSTTIAAAVEEQNATTREISGNVQQAASGAREVTVNIAGVSSAALTTGQVSSEVNSAAGELSRQAQLMRQELERFLAEIRSA; encoded by the coding sequence ATGTCCCGCATGATTGACAAGCCGATCCATCTGCAGCTGCGGATGCTGACCTTCATTGCAGCCGTGGCCTTGGTGGTCGTGGTCCTGACCGGCGCGCTGCGCGCCCGGTCGGATGCGCACAAGGCCTACGTCCGCGAGACCGAACACATCGTCGAGGCCGGCACGGGCATCGTGAAGAACTTCATCGACCATGCCGCCGCCGGCGAGATGACCCTCGAGGAAGCCCAGAAGGCCGCGCTGGAAGCACTGGATGGCGTGCGCTACGGAGAGGGCGACTACCTCTACGTGACGGACAAAGACAACATCTGCCTGATGCATCCGGTGAAGGCCGCGCTGATCGGCACCAAGATGAACGACCTGAAGGACCACGCCGGCATCTTCCACGTGCGGCAGATGCACGCCGAAGCCATGGCCAAGGGTTCCTGTTCGCTGGTCTACCAATGGCCGCGGCCGGGCAGCGAGGTCCCCGCACCCAAGCTGGGAGTGGGCACGCGAGTCCCGGGCTGGGACTGGGTGGTCTTTGGCGGCTTGTACGTGGACGAGGTGAACAAGGCCTTCTGGCGCTACCTGATCTTCGCCGGCATCCTGCTGGCGATCATCCTGACCGTGCTGCTGTTCACGGCCCAGTGGATCTCCCGCAGCATCACCGCGCCCTTGACGGACACGACGGACGCCATGACCCGGGTGGCGGAAGGCAAGCTGGACACGGAGATCCAGCACACCCAGCGCCCGAATGAAGTGGGGCACCTGGCCCGCGCCCTGGAAGTGTTCCGGGCCAACGCCCGGGAGAACGAGAAGCTCAAGGCCGCCCAGGAAGAGCTGCGCAAGCAGGCTGAGTTGGAGCGGCGCAAGGCCATGCTCGAACTGGCCAACAACTTTGAGGCCCGGGTGAAGGACGTGGTCGCGGCGGTGGCCGGCGCCGCCGAGCAACTGCTGCAGTCCTCGGCCAGCATGAGCGCCACGGCCGAGGAGACCAGCATGCAGGCCAACACCGTGGCCGCCGCCGCGGAACAGGCCGCCACCAACATGCAGACCGTGGCCGCCGCCACCGAGGAGCTCAACGCCACCTCCGCCGAGATCGGCATGCAGGTGGGCCAGGCCACGCAAGTGTCCGAATCCGCCGTGCGCGAGGCCCAGGAGGCCGCCGGACAGGTGGAGAAGCTCACCACCGTGGCCCAGCAGATCGGCGACGTGGTGGAACTGATCAACAGCATCGCGGCCCAGACCAACCTGCTGGCGCTGAACGCCACCATCGAAGCGGCGCGCGCCGGCGAGCACGGCAAGGGTTTCGCCGTGGTGGCCTCGGAGGTCAAGACCCTGGCCAACCAGACGGCCAACGCCACGGAGAACATCGGACACCAGATCACGGGCGTGCAGGAGGCGGCCCGCACGGCGGCCCAGACCATCCTGCGGATCCGCGAGACCATCGCGCGAATCAGCGAGAACAGCACCACCATCGCCGCCGCCGTGGAAGAGCAGAACGCCACCACGCGCGAGATCTCGGGCAACGTGCAACAGGCCGCCTCGGGCGCACGGGAAGTCACGGTGAACATCGCCGGCGTGAGCAGCGCGGCCCTGACCACCGGGCAGGTCTCCTCCGAGGTCAACTCCGCGGCCGGCGAGCTCTCGCGCCAGGCCCAGCTCATGCGGCAGGAACTGGAGCGCTTCCTGGCCGAGATCCGCTCCGCTTAG
- a CDS encoding DapH/DapD/GlmU-related protein produces the protein MSHDALSAGQFQEIVQTLTGRAPGQEKFHLHGRLLRLPSRGEVHELVETLRALLFPGYYGSQPASRLTLLYHSGSLLEEFAGQLQTLIELCLAFQQHEPPEDNDVGERAGAVVAGVIRLLPQIQRQLYEDVQAAVDGDPACTGADEVICSYPGLLALTHHRLAHALHGLAVPLLPRMISELAHAGTGIDIHPGARVESALFIDHGTGVVIGETCVIGRRVKLYQGVTLGARSFPLDERGRPIKGIPRHPIVEDDVVIYSGATILGRITLGQGAVVGGNVWLTRSVPAGGRVFLKPAFEDSFQAGGGI, from the coding sequence ATGTCGCATGACGCCCTGTCCGCCGGCCAGTTCCAGGAGATCGTGCAGACCCTGACCGGCCGCGCGCCGGGGCAGGAGAAGTTCCACCTGCACGGGCGCCTGCTGCGCCTGCCCTCCCGCGGCGAAGTCCACGAACTGGTGGAAACGCTGCGCGCCCTGCTCTTTCCGGGCTACTACGGTTCCCAGCCGGCCAGCCGGCTGACCCTGCTCTACCACTCGGGCTCCCTCCTGGAGGAATTCGCCGGCCAGCTGCAGACCCTGATCGAACTCTGCCTGGCCTTCCAGCAGCACGAACCGCCGGAGGACAATGACGTCGGCGAGCGGGCCGGCGCGGTGGTGGCCGGGGTGATCCGGCTCTTGCCGCAGATCCAGCGCCAGCTCTACGAGGACGTCCAGGCCGCGGTGGACGGGGATCCCGCCTGCACGGGGGCCGACGAGGTGATCTGCTCCTACCCCGGCCTGCTGGCGCTGACCCACCACCGGCTGGCCCACGCGCTGCACGGGCTGGCCGTTCCGCTGCTGCCGCGGATGATCAGCGAGCTGGCCCACGCCGGCACGGGCATCGACATCCATCCGGGCGCCCGGGTGGAGAGCGCCCTGTTCATCGACCACGGCACGGGCGTGGTCATCGGCGAGACCTGCGTCATCGGGCGGCGCGTCAAGCTCTACCAGGGCGTCACCCTGGGGGCGCGCTCCTTCCCGCTGGACGAGCGGGGCCGGCCCATCAAGGGCATTCCACGCCACCCCATCGTGGAGGACGACGTGGTCATCTACTCCGGCGCGACCATCCTGGGACGGATCACGCTGGGCCAGGGCGCGGTGGTGGGGGGCAACGTCTGGCTCACGCGCAGCGTGCCGGCGGGCGGGCGGGTCTTTCTCAAGCCGGCCTTTGAAGATTCCTTCCAGGCGGGCGGCGGCATCTGA